A single Perognathus longimembris pacificus isolate PPM17 chromosome 17, ASM2315922v1, whole genome shotgun sequence DNA region contains:
- the Bhlha9 gene encoding class A basic helix-loop-helix protein 9, protein MLRGAPGLGLRGLKGAEASAGDLGGSCSEAGGDLGVLRENSAPRGVNEVEEAAGRRCSRPVRSKARRMAANVRERKRILDYNEAFNALRRALRHDLGGKRLSKIATLRRAIHRIAALSLVLRASPAPRGPCGHLECRSQAATPKDSGPPRPWQGSTRLSFAPPAPRCALCAPHALLGRPQVEAEAPSLGQASGGSWRRCPGGSPAGSIPWPPPRGYLRTSPGLSYQHS, encoded by the coding sequence ATGCTCCGGGGTGCTCCAGGACTAGGACTCCGGGGCCTCAAGGGGGCCGAGGCCTCTGCAGGAGATTTAGGGGGCTCTTGCTCGGAGGCTGGGGGGGATTTGGGGGTGCTAAGGGAGAACAGCGCTCCCCGTGGCGTGAACGAGGTGGAGGAAGCTGCGGGCAGGAGGTGCAGCCGGCCGGTGCGGTCCAAGGCGAGGCGCATGGCGGCCAATGTGCGGGAACGCAAGCGCATCCTGGATTACAACGAGGCCTTCAACGCACTGCGGCGCGCGCTGCGACACGACCTAGGCGGCAAGAGGCTCTCCAAGATCGCCACGCTGCGCCGGGCTATCCACCGCATCGCCGCACTCTCCCTCGTCCTGCgggccagccccgcgccccgggggCCCTGCGGCCACCTGGAGTGCCGCAGTCAGGCAGCGACCCCCAAGGACTCGGGACCCCCGCGGCCCTGGCAGGGCTCCACCAGGCTCAGCTTTGCGCCCCCTGCGCCGCGTTGTGCCTTGTGCGCCCCGCACGCGCTCCTGGGCCGGCCCCAGGTGGAAGCCGAGGCACCCAGCTTGGGCCAGGCCTCTGGGGGAAGCTGGCGCCGATGCCCGGGGGGTTCCCCTGCAGGATCGATTCCCTGGCCGCCGCCGCGGGGTTATCTACGAACGAGCCCCGggctgagctaccagcactcttGA